The DNA region TCGGGAACACTAACGCCCCTACTTACAAAATACAAACTATCTAAAGCTGAATCATAAGCTACATCACCACTTGCGATTCTAGTAATTTTGACATAATCATTTAGTATTGTCTTTTCATCATACTCTTCTGAATTCAAGAAATTTGAAACCTTAAAAAAAGCAACTCTAGTTCTAAGTCTACTAGTCGAATTCATAAATTGCCTCTGATCACATATACAAATATAGCCTTCACAATTTTGCCTATCTGTATTTGAATAAAATGTTTTCACAAAAATACCACTATGCTTTTCTGTAAAAGCAGACCTAAGTTTACTCGATTCACATAGTACTGTCCTACCATCTACGAGCTCTCCAATTTCTTCTCTCACAAGCTCTATATCATCTGTATTTTCACTAAGTGCTAGCACTAACGATTCGTGCTTCCCGTTTAAAATCATGAAAAACGCAATCAAAATTAGGCTTAAACTTAAAAGCATTAGTTTTTTATTGTCTATTTTTTTGTTATCTAGTCTTTTATTATCTAGTCTTTTATTATCTAGCTTTTTGTTCTCTAGCTTTTTGTTCTCTAGTCTTTTATTATCTAGCCTTTTATTATCTAGTTTACGCATCATCTGACATCTCCGAATCTGTCTTTTATCGTTATTATCTTTTGAACTACTCTGCAATAAATCAGCGATGGTTTCCCCTCGGTTTCTTAAATCTCAACTACATCTCCGCTCTTTAATATCTTCACATCTGCACATTTTACTCTATTTTCAAATTCTATAGGATCAGCCTTTATAGGTGGGAAAGTATCGTAGTGCATTGGAATAACCATTTTAGGTTTTATAAACTCAGTAGCTATAGCTGCATCTTCAGCATCCATAGTATAATTGCCCCCGATTGGAAGTATTGCTATATCTATGCTTTCTCTCTCTAAAAGTTTCATATCCATAGTGAGTCCAGTATCCCCAGCATGATATACTTTTTTGCCTTCAGTTTCTATCAAAAATCCACATGGCGTTCCTCCATATATAAATCCATTAACGCTAGAAATTCCTGAACCATGAAGTGCTATAGTCATCTTAACTCTACATACTCCTAAGTCAAACCTGCCACCTATGTGCATAGTGTGGACAGTTAATCCCTTTCTAGTAAAATAATCCCCAAGTTCAAAGTTACACACAACTAATGCTCCTTCTCTCTTTGCGATATCCACAGTATCACCTATATGATCCCCATGTCCGTGGGTAACAAATATATGAGTTATATCTCGTAAATCCGATTCATCAAAATTAGCCTGTGGATTTCCGTTTATGAACGGATCTACAAGTGCCTTCATACTGTCCGTCTCTAACATAAAAGCTGAATGTCCTAAATACTTTATCTTCATCTGAAATCGCCAACCTTTCGCTAAATTTAAGCAATTTAGCTTAAAATTTTTTACTACAATCTAATTATAGCAATAATTTCTGAGTTGTAGTAAAACTTTGTAAAATTTAAAATAGAAGCTCAAAACACAAAGCCAAAACCCCTC from Tissierellales bacterium includes:
- a CDS encoding metal-dependent hydrolase, with the translated sequence MKIKYLGHSAFMLETDSMKALVDPFINGNPQANFDESDLRDITHIFVTHGHGDHIGDTVDIAKREGALVVCNFELGDYFTRKGLTVHTMHIGGRFDLGVCRVKMTIALHGSGISSVNGFIYGGTPCGFLIETEGKKVYHAGDTGLTMDMKLLERESIDIAILPIGGNYTMDAEDAAIATEFIKPKMVIPMHYDTFPPIKADPIEFENRVKCADVKILKSGDVVEI